In Methanothermobacter sp. K4, one genomic interval encodes:
- a CDS encoding DUF1616 domain-containing protein, with amino-acid sequence MKLRREIILLIAGIISVVLINAPLFHLRVLGIASMICVAGYSLLIITGFDNPLIAPVAGILLITLNALLLNYTALRNSRPLYALPAIILPLIALIIRLRKKDTPVEDTQTRTARELARRSGKKQRKGQEEPEVIRLGLSSRDLLIAGIISSSTPILISLIHLRHVRFILAVILIVSTSYLVASAAMTGLQERGRATRAGLIALFASILTPIACLLVPRGYGHIFLGVTGILAALAAYIRRSRQRIKIIESLQQSEMDILEKYGLVEEEVTLEIPEISEKDIRAGDPSLIKKKALKMRKIREWAPETGKIEGDDVEGELRRAFSGHEFPSEPEKSTSIGGFSDLAVLSILSILTIIFLRGGIAEALFYLQVLFIPGYILVSAIAPERVQLSIPERLFLAFSTSIIISSVIALLMGGEVTFKPFLARTIAGLSLALTPAAFIRRWRRGELAYSADIRRIPSPRNLSRDGKISLVLSIILVVLIAVTVYITLNPAPSERFTEFYILGPGGKAYGYPENLTSGANASVIVGVVNREYRNETYLMVVRLGGDILRNETIRLSDKEKWERKINFTVTETGKNQKLEFLLYRLPDKRKPYRSLHLFINVR; translated from the coding sequence TTGAAGCTCAGGCGGGAAATTATATTACTAATTGCAGGTATAATCTCAGTGGTCCTCATAAACGCTCCATTATTCCATTTAAGGGTTCTTGGAATAGCATCCATGATATGTGTGGCAGGTTACAGCCTCCTCATCATCACAGGCTTTGATAACCCTCTTATAGCCCCTGTGGCAGGCATACTATTAATCACCCTCAACGCCCTCCTCCTTAATTACACAGCCCTCAGGAATTCAAGGCCACTTTATGCGCTACCAGCCATAATCCTGCCACTGATCGCTCTCATAATCCGCCTGAGAAAGAAGGATACCCCTGTGGAGGATACCCAGACAAGAACCGCAAGAGAACTTGCAAGAAGGTCCGGAAAAAAGCAGAGGAAGGGACAGGAGGAACCTGAGGTTATAAGGCTCGGGCTCTCCTCAAGGGATCTTCTGATTGCTGGTATCATATCATCCTCAACACCCATCCTCATAAGCCTCATACACCTCAGGCATGTGAGGTTCATCCTTGCAGTCATCCTCATAGTAAGCACTTCATATCTGGTGGCATCAGCCGCCATGACAGGGCTGCAGGAGAGGGGAAGAGCCACAAGAGCAGGATTGATAGCACTCTTCGCCTCCATCCTGACACCCATAGCATGCTTACTTGTACCCAGGGGCTATGGTCATATATTCCTTGGGGTCACAGGTATACTGGCAGCCCTTGCAGCCTACATCAGAAGGTCCAGGCAGAGGATAAAAATCATAGAGTCCCTCCAGCAGTCAGAAATGGACATCCTGGAGAAATACGGGCTCGTGGAGGAGGAAGTCACCCTTGAGATACCTGAAATTTCTGAGAAGGACATCAGGGCAGGTGACCCTTCCCTCATAAAGAAAAAGGCCCTTAAAATGAGAAAAATAAGAGAATGGGCCCCTGAAACCGGAAAAATCGAAGGTGATGATGTTGAAGGGGAACTCAGAAGGGCATTTTCAGGGCATGAATTCCCCTCAGAACCTGAAAAAAGCACATCTATCGGTGGTTTCAGTGACCTCGCAGTTCTATCCATTCTGAGTATCCTTACCATCATCTTTTTGAGGGGCGGTATCGCTGAGGCGCTCTTCTACCTTCAGGTGCTCTTCATCCCGGGGTACATACTGGTCTCAGCAATCGCACCTGAAAGGGTCCAGCTAAGTATCCCTGAGAGGCTGTTTCTTGCATTCTCCACGAGCATCATCATATCATCGGTTATCGCACTCCTCATGGGCGGGGAGGTGACATTCAAACCATTCCTTGCAAGGACAATAGCGGGCCTCAGCCTTGCGCTCACCCCCGCCGCATTCATAAGGAGGTGGAGGCGCGGTGAACTTGCCTACTCCGCTGACATAAGGAGGATCCCCTCACCCCGTAACCTCTCAAGGGACGGTAAGATCTCACTTGTCCTCTCCATTATACTTGTAGTGCTAATTGCAGTAACGGTTTACATAACCCTCAACCCGGCGCCCTCTGAGAGGTTCACAGAGTTCTACATCCTTGGGCCCGGGGGGAAGGCCTACGGGTACCCCGAGAACCTCACATCAGGTGCGAATGCCAGTGTAATTGTGGGTGTTGTTAACCGTGAGTACCGCAACGAGACCTACCTCATGGTGGTGCGT